From a region of the Babesia bovis T2Bo chromosome 1, whole genome shotgun sequence genome:
- a CDS encoding Adenylate and Guanylate cyclase catalytic domain family protein, which translates to MVSAKFHLKTSSPAVKSDFTPNTKSDKLSPAQRAENRAALSSANKDELITKRQNLCFGAKLQPEWESRSLNINPILSDDLHRFLGNEQHTQRWALAKHAMHICLSNVKRIPYIWGLIIMIINIVAPPLLRKGTPRMSWRGNAGVLIASFAVSFIISGFDVLKRFIVGRCVDYKRYYVLQPKKSRLKKVPACDLVVGNIIKLTCDELVPTDMIILYSSNPDGQVHVDSSLVDGDRDLKIKYTTKYAKVESSIHSFSNLRGQIVCDRPSSDLDNFNATLRLKGHPRPRTVYLQNFILKGSIIRNTATVYGVVTHTGLDTKIAQNINKDYQRVKFNTVDVMINHFTVIVAIIYLVCLFVSMGTRWSSILASERRKAGTPMVTESLIFVAIRFITLYGGMIPVTLPAVVDVLRYAYSAYYDGHVDYSFLSDGDVQDKSGQAVAEPHAVVPVTWTMNHGLLEELGMVDIIFCDKTGTLTTNDLQISLINTDNKTFDVSGDRAALQNDIDAELEHNEKLDQLLRLMCVCNVATQVTATSHMECSGLRLGTTLSFGSLKHSGSGTSDISADAPSTVQYPLRTAKSKIHFGNVSYIDSGNQSKFTYKHLGSDNSMELTDNDQEADTDEAYASSTFPSKGCRSMTTHTYKSPFKECVCMMDLSRDLGYKLLHRSKTHVQFDARGTLETFSIVGLNQYSLQRRRMSIVIRKPDSEGATIFVKGSGETMLSLLSTSGVNDGVDLVNLPGKIERLTCEGYRVLVCACRELTPDETRNYQRHYSNAEESVYSGEMLHEEATLLVESNLKFLGIIAFKDEIQDGVRETLDLLLEAGVRVWMTTGDNRNAAIETAYLTNLLTHPCRIFDCRLPYTRSEEITQNDVNMLYETFLQQRNYMSPAEQLCLVVEGSDLKDFLSSSYLQTSFVNMLCFADVVIACGLSPTEKADFVRLVKVRLTPTPITLAIGDGLNDVKMMQEAHIGVAVLGTSPDALAYADFVTTHFAGLRSLLFYQGSNTLQVMAAAIYWSFFKCICLVMPIFYYQGHTDWAGLELYGSFIQLIFHLIFTALPIIFCGLFDHTIAESILTHVPLIYTLGRRRYHINYLCLGFAVLEGIVSSIFCYMSIQTTAAESPIFAGGSTISARAFGLLCSLGSLQMSNSRILMDSFTRNNSFGLIWTLVFLVVMPPVFMALCVMLGGKALRTATFHIMAWPPFYMLIPIWITTGVVCHVLMVLTQSVICPNITRFFKHWLSSQVCKCPYHNPNTSAETVADDEELTTSFKPGRCGLRTDEHYWCDSLLRKVHSDFNLNGSEALMRMVPAARPFRVREGDLSAVQLARLNSSNVLSKDSVDDIKKNQSNVNLRSGRVSHLIDRITLRFKDMQLEADYRLHKRRNNYRSNRLWYRIIFIAIGMYYMLDWTLDYSLKKMYRHPTHIYTLFPALCVALLCVGCAILTFYTTYFVTHINKALGVLVVSMILHYIISLSWMEPMSSLQPLVFPILTYVVLHFVFIYALVSNVIFLLAAIGKLGTSIHVLPLFIAINVFVAFVGYRLEYNSRKNFLFEFSANNARKKQSELLNTMLPTFVVTKMINARLNEDGIPIGFEAEEHTLVSVVFCDVCNFQNLVATVEPTILVELLDSLFLAFDRCAEQFGATKIETVFETYLAALGLSRGNIICPYEAAANSIDMALAMIEVARSIRYTSMQERDDGTFAEQDDVAVVKVGINSGKIISGLVGFKKPQYALFGDTVNTASRMKTTGESGYIHISTSTYDLVKSDVTLHFEHRETFVKGKGIMNTHLLISAEGSSYPHFEVMERSSTLDGLGPTFTEPPSTALIPLRTDSLEVAQPNRSGSDNIVLFECVEKDHILNKLVSMTSLRRGVSAGSRSSLPLYAGDNDRAFARSLRISAAVGVLGDNEEAMASRSQNPFLRNGSSYSMHSGSATSTASSGGRCLSLRRRTNTTGTPTNAFGSNDISRTSTLLKEAVEEEDELNTRIDGGEMQMQTTEWLFLKFHDRLQEDRYRSHFYNNRTHINTIEQSLVIFLMAFIFQSLLEVAVPRSFEDREKVERLVFFNYTVYWTVRSIYLLLLFVMWLLFRFNLRDSTGDSNWNMWLTFALNLFFVSAACVFSLSGSWAVEHNHPNFHLANIWLPSDNFKFYTYIVVIHHNNGMLFQTCLLVDSLFMVISMSFINFSVAHSIVSAGARFTIPCYILFNLVSAHCKESIDRATFYSNEKARMIEARVGQMLNDMLPKSVLEEFKHDKLKMSYCHEKMSFLFSDIVGFTLWANSVDAGQVITLLQRLFARFDRSSTKHGLYKLCTIGDAYVAVSEPAIEVPTEQEAIANIDGILQMAQSMIRTIRDVRESFDIPGLNMRIGLHYGHAVGGVIGSGRLRYDLWGMDIHTANAMESHGIPGKINISERLKLILMTNFPERFTFEFHSDVQVIDRCVRSFIITSDSNDSWSY; encoded by the coding sequence ATGGTTAGTGCTAAATTCCATTTAAAGACTTCTTCGCCGGCGGTGAAAAGTGACTTTACGCCTAATACTAAATCGGATAAGTTGAGTCCTGCGCAACGCGCTGAGAACAGGGCTGCTTTGAGCAGTGCTAACAAGGATGAGCTCATTACTAAGCGTCAGAACTTATGTTTTGGTGCTAAACTACAGCCGGAATGGGAGTCTCGGAGTTTGAACATCAATCCCATACTTTCTGATGACCTCCACCGATTTTTGGGCAATGAGCAGCACACGCAGCGCTGGGCATTGGCTAAACATGCCATGCACATTTGTTTGTCCAACGTTAAACGCATCCCTTATATTTGGGGTTTGATTATTATGATCATCAACATCGTCGCGCCACCTTTGCTGCGTAAGGGTACTCCGCGTATGTCCTGGCGTGGTAATGCGGGTGTCCTGATAGCTTCGTTTGCTGTATCGTTTATCATCAGTGGTTTTGATGTTTTGAAGCGTTTTATTGTTGGTCGTTGTGTTGACTACAAGCGTTATTACGTTTTGCAACCTAAGAAGTCTCGTCTTAAGAAGGTTCCTGCTTGTGACTTGGTCGTTGGCAACATCATTAAACTCACGTGTGATGAGCTGGTTCCCACTGATATGATTATATTGTATTCCAGCAACCCTGATGGCCAGGTACATGTTGACTCTTCTCTTGTTGACGGTGACCGTGACCTTAAGATAAAGTACACCACCAAGTATGCGAAGGTTGAGTCTTCTATACATTCCTTTTCTAACCTCCGTGGTCAGATTGTTTGTGACCGTCCATCTTCTGATTTGGATAATTTCAATGCTACATTGCGTCTAAAGGGTCATCCTCGTCCCAGGACAGTTTACCTTCAGAATTTCATTTTGAAAGGCAGTATAATTCGCAACACTGCTACGGTGTATGGCGTCGTGACTCACACTGGTCTCGACACCAAGATTGCTCAAAACATTAACAAGGACTACCAGCGAGTCAAGTTCAACACTGTGGACGTCATGATAAATCACTTTACTGTGATTGTTGCGATTATCTATTTGGTATGTCTCTTTGTTAGCATGGGTACTCGATGGTCTTCTATCTTGGCTTCTGAGCGTCGTAAGGCGGGTACTCCTATGGTTACGGAGTCACTTATCTTCGTGGCTATTCGTTTCATTACCCTTTATGGTGGTATGATTCCGGTAACTCTTCCTGCTGTTGTGGATGTTCTGAGGTATGCCTACAGTGCTTACTATGATGGTCATGTGGATTACTCATTTCTGAGTGATGGTGACGTTCAGGACAAGTCGGGTCAAGCTGTCGCTGAGCCTCATGCCGTTGTTCCTGTTACGTGGACTATGAACCACGGCCTGTTGGAGGAGCTTGGTATGGTTGacattatattttgtgACAAGACTGGCACACTCACTACCAATGACCTGCAGATATCGCTGATAAATACTGACAACAAGACCTTTGACGTTTCTGGTGACCGTGCTGCCCTGCAGAACGACATTGATGCTGAGTTGGAGCACAACGAGAAGCTGGATCAGCTGTTGCGGCTGATGTGCGTTTGTAACGTTGCTACTCAGGTTACTGCAACTTCGCATATGGAGTGCTCTGGCTTACGCCTCGGGACTACTTTAAGCTTTGGGTCCCTTAAGCACAGTGGTTCTGGTACTTCTGATATTTCTGCTGACGCTCCTAGCACTGTGCAATATCCCTTACGCACTGCCAAGAGTAAGATCCACTTTGGCAACGTTTCATACATTGACTCTGGTAACCAATCCAAGTTTACTTATAAGCACCTGGGTTCCGACAACTCGATGGAGTTAACTGATAACGACCAGGAGGCCGACACTGATGAGGCGTATGCCTCATCCACATTTCCCAGCAAGGGCTGCAGGTCCATGACCACTCATACCTACAAATCACCCTTTAAGGAATGTGTTTGTATGATGGACCTATCTCGAGACTTGGGCTACAAGTTGCTACATCGGTCTAAAACTCATGTCCAATTTGATGCTCGAGGCACCCTGGAGACATTCAGTATCGTTGGGTTGAACCAGTACAGTCTCCAGCGTCGCCGTATGTCAATTGTTATTAGGAAACCTGACAGTGAGGGTGCTACTATCTTCGTCAAGGGTTCTGGTGAGACCATGCTTAGCTTGCTGAGCACCTCCGGTGTCAATGATGGCGTTGACCTTGTTAATCTCCCTGGCAAAATCGAGCGGCTGACCTGTGAGGGCTACCGCGTATTGGTTTGTGCTTGTAGGGAACTTACTCCCGATGAGACGCGTAATTACCAGCGTCACTACTCCAATGCCGAGGAGTCCGTCTACAGTGGCGAGATGCTCCATGAGGAGGCCACTTTACTCGTAGAGTCAAACCTAAAGTTCCTCGGGATAATAGCTTTTAAGGATGAAATCCAGGATGGCGTTCGTGAGACTCTGGACCTTTTACTGGAGGCCGGTGTGCGTGTATGGATGACCACTGGTGATAATCGTAACGCCGCCATTGAGACGGCGTACTTGACTAATCTGTTGACTCATCCATGCCGCATATTCGACTGCCGGCTGCCGTACACCAGATCTGAGGAGATTACGCAGAACGACGTCAACATGCTGTACGAAACATTTTTGCAGCAGCGTAACTACATGAGTCCTGCGGAGCAGTTATGCCTTGTTGTTGAGGGTTCTGACTTAAAGGACTTCCTTTCGAGTAGCTACTTGCAGACATCCTTTGTGAACATGTTGTGCTTTGCTGACGTGGTGATTGCCTGTGGCCTGTCTCCTACTGAGAAGGCTGACTTTGTGCGACTCGTTAAAGTCCGTTTGACTCCCACGCCCATTACGCTGGCAATTGGTGACGGTCTCAATGACGTCAAGATGATGCAGGAGGCTCACATTGGTGTTGCCGTTTTGGGTACAAGCCCTGATGCACTGGCCTATGCTGATTTTGTTACAACTCACTTTGCTGGTTTGAGGTCACTTTTATTTTACCAGGGTAGCAATACCCTGCAGGTAATGGCTGCTGCTATATATTGGAGCTTCTTCAAGTGCATTTGCCTCGTGATGCCTATATTCTACTACCAGGGCCACACTGACTGGGCTGGTCTTGAGCTTTATGGGTCCTTTATTCAGTTGATATTCCACTTGATTTTCACTGCACTGCCAATTATATTCTGTGGGCTGTTTGACCATACCATTGCGGAGTCAATCTTAACGCATGTGCCTCTGATTTATACCCTTGGTCGTCGTAGATACCACATTAACTACTTATGCCTGGGTTTCGCTGTTCTTGAGGGCATTGTATCGTCTATTTTCTGTTACATGAGCATTCAGACTACGGCTGCGGAATCTCCCATTTTCGCTGGTGGCAGTACCATTAGTGCTCGTGCTTTTGGTTTGTTATGCTCCCTGGGTAGTTTGCAAATGTCGAATTCGCGTATTCTTATGGACTCCTTCACTAGGAACAACTCCTTCGGCTTGATATGGACTCTTGTGTTTTTAGTTGTGATGCCTCCTGTTTTCATGGCACTTTGTGTTATGCTTGGTGGCAAGGCGCTGCGCACTGCTACGTTCCACATTATGGCTTGGCCTCCgttttatatgttaattcCCATTTGGATCACCACGGGTGTTGTTTGCCATGTCTTGATGGTATTGACTCAATCGGTTATATGCCCCAACATTACCAGATTCTTTAAACATTGGCTTTCATCTCAGGTTTGCAAGTGTCCTTACCATAACCCTAATACTTCCGCGGAGACTGTGGCTGATGACGAGGAGCTGACCACTAGCTTCAAGCCTGGTCGTTGTGGATTGCGCACGGATGAGCACTATTGGTGCGACAGCCTGCTGCGCAAAGTCCACAGCGACTTCAATTTGAACGGTTCTGAGGCTTTGATGCGTATGGTTCCAGCTGCCAGGCCCTTTAGGGTGCGTGAGGGTGACTTATCTGCTGTCCAGCTGGCTAGGTTAAACTCGTCCAATGTATTATCCAAGGACAGCGTGGATGACATTAAGAAGAACCAGTCCAATGTGAACCTTCGTTCAGGTCGTGTGTCGCACTTGATTGATCGCATTACTCTAAGGTTTAAGGACATGCAGCTGGAGGCTGACTACCGTCTGCATAAACGGCGTAACAATTACCGTTCCAACCGTTTATGGTACCGTATCATCTTTATTGCTATTGGTATGTATTACATGCTTGACTGGACCTTGGACTACTCCTTAAAGAAGATGTATCGCCATCCCACTCACATTTACACTTTATTCCCTGCTCTTTGCGTTGCTTTACTCTGTGTGGGATGCGCTATCCTGACTTTTTACACAACTTATTTTGTGACGCATATAAACAAGGCTCTTGGTGTTTTGGTTGTTTCCATGATACTTCATTACATCATTTCTCTGAGTTGGATGGAACCCATGAGTTCACTACAGCCTCTGGTATTCCCTATTCTAACTTATGTCGTGCTCCACTTTGTGTTTATCTATGCCCTGGTATCGAATGTGATATTTTTACTTGCTGCCATTGGTAAGCTGGGCACCTCAATCCATGTTTTACCCCTGTTTATCGCGATTAATGTATTTGTTGCCTTTGTGGGATACCGCCTGGAGTACAACTCTCGTAAGAACTTTTTATTTGAGTTTTCTGCTAACAATGCTCGTAAGAAGCAGAGTGAGCTTTTGAACACCATGCTTCCTACTTTTGTGGTTACCAAGATGATTAACGCTCGGCTTAATGAGGACGGTATTCCTATAGGCTTTGAGGCTGAGGAGCACACATTGGTTTCTGTTGTTTTCTGTGACGTTTGCAATTTCCAGAACCTCGTTGCCACTGTGGAGCCTACTATTTTAGTGGAGTTGCTAGACTCACTATTCCTTGCTTTTGACCGTTGTGCTGAGCAGTTTGGCGCTACTAAGATTGAAACTGTGTTTGAGACTTACTTGGCTGCTTTGGGTCTTTCTCGTGGTAACATCATTTGTCCCTATGAGGCTGCTGCTAACTCGATTGACATGGCTTTGGCAATGATAGAGGTTGCGAGATCAATTCGGTACACCTCCATGCAGGAGCGTGATGATGGTACCTTTGCTGAGCAGGATGATGTAGCTGTTGTTAAGGTTGGCATTAATTCTGGCAAGATCATTTCAGGTTTGGTTGGTTTCAAGAAGCCGCAGTACGCTCTTTTTGGTGACACCGTGAACACTGCCAGCCGTATGAAAACCACTGGTGAATCGGGTTATATCCACATATCAACTAGTACCTATGACCTCGTTAAAAGTGACGTCACGCTCCACTTTGAGCACCGCGAGACCTTTGTCAAGGGCAAGGGTATCATGAACACCCATTTGCTGATATCTGCTGAGGGTTCCTCCTACCCTCACTTTGAGGTTATGGAGCGCAGCAGCACTCTTGACGGCCTGGGTCCTACGTTTACTGAGCCGCCTTCTACTGCCTTGATTCCCTTGCGCACTGACAGCCTCGAGGTAGCTCAACCTAATCGCAGTGGTTCTGACAATATCGTTTTATTTGAGTGCGTGGAGAAGGACCACATTTTGAACAAGTTGGTTTCGATGACTTCTTTACGCCGGGGTGTGAGTGCCGGTTCTCGTTCATCTCTCCCTCTGTATGCAGGTGACAATGACCGTGCTTTTGCACGGTCACTTCGTATATCAGCGGCTGTTGGCGTCCTTGGTGACAATGAGGAGGCCATGGCATCTCGCAGTCAGAATCCATTTTTGCGCAACGGGAGCTCCTACAGCATGCACTCGGGCTCTGCCACTTCAACTGCATCCAGTGGCGGCCGGTGCTTATCGCTGAGGCGCCGTACCAACACTACGGGCACGCCCACCAACGCCTTTGGCAGCAATGACATATCTCGCACCTCAACCTTGCTAAAAGAAGCTGTTGAGGAGGAGGACGAGCTGAATACCCGTATTGACGGCGGTGAAATGCAGATGCAGACTACTGAATGGCTGTTTTTGAAATTCCACGACAGGCTTCAGGAGGATCGTTACAGGTCACACTTTTACAACAATCGCACTCACATCAACACTATAGAGCAGTCCTTGGTTATATTCCTTATGGCATTTATATTCCAGAGTCTCCTGGAGGTTGCCGTTCCCCGTAGCTTCGAGGACCGTGAGAAGGTTGAAAGGCTTGTGTTCTTTAACTACACTGTTTATTGGACTGTACGTTCCATTTACCTCCTGCTTCTGTTCGTCATGTGGCTATTGTTTAGGTTCAATTTACGTGATAGCACTGGCGACTCTAACTGGAACATGTGGCTTACATTTGCGTTGAACTTATTCTTCGTGAGTGCTGCCTGTGTGTTCTCGTTATCTGGTTCCTGGGCTGTTGAGCACAACCACCCGAATTTTCATTTGGCTAATATCTGGCTACCATCGGATAATTTCAAGTTTTATACCTATATCGTTGTGATACATCATAACAACGGTATGTTGTTCCAGACGTGTTTGTTAGTGGATTCCTTGTTCATGGTCATTTCAATGTCCTTTATCAACTTCAGTGTTGCCCACAGCATCGTTTCTGCTGGTGCTAGGTTTACTATCCCATGTTATATCCTATTTAATCTCGTCTCGGCCCACTGCAAGGAGTCGATTGACAGGGCTACTTTCTACTCTAATGAGAAGGCAAGGATGATTGAGGCTCGTGTAGGCCAGATGCTCAACGACATGTTGCCCAAGAGTGTCCTCGAGGAGTTTAAGCACGACAAGCTGAAGATGTCCTACTGCCACGAGAAAATGTCGTTTCTATTTTCTGATATTGTGGGTTTCACCCTATGGGCTAATTCCGTGGATGCCGGTCAGGTTATCACGCTGTTGCAGAGGCTGTTCGCTAGGTTTGACCGTAGCAGTACTAAGCACGGGTTATACAAGCTGTGCACTATTGGTGACGCTTATGTGGCTGTGAGTGAACCTGCTATTGAGGTACCTACTGAGCAGGAGGCCATTGCCAATATTGATGGCATCCTTCAGATGGCTCAATCTATGATTCGTACCATTCGGGACGTCCGTGAATCGTTTGATATCCCTGGTCTTAACATGAGGATCGGTTTACACTACGGCCATGCTGTTGGGGGTGTCATTGGTTCAGGTCGTCTTCGATATGACCTTTGGGGCATGGATATCCATACTGCCAACGCCATGGAGAGTCACGGTATACCCGGTAAGATCAACATTTCTGAGCGTTTGAAGCTGATTTTGATGACCAACTTCCCGGAAAGGTTCACGTTCGAGTTCCACAGCGACGTTCAGGTCATTGACCGCTGTGTCCGTAGTTTCATTATCACATCAGATTCCAACGACAGCTGGTCTTATTAA
- a CDS encoding ELMO/CED-12 family protein has translation MLSQSASYLTKMVNHKHLFKWLQKWFSKIACISYAQSIILGYGPYDYIKAAVGVLPSPVDKSTNLQTLVDFECFCNETLGEAKMASLLGEEIIIDDVTEVLMKELSIQPNYRNSLVDVIKQMNRKNLAVKQIFNVANIPVSEDDPVHCKLLYDIWEALDDRSIPESFQVTKSINKEDENISSWGDLGFQTPLSDFRMTGLLGLKCLHYLAVEHEAMAREALKLSLKLEAWFPFAITSINVTSWIMEDIKDNNVAIFFYDDESSPIDTVLTLHVLYFFSFVEYWQDHALNTVFEFKTVSTNFRTYILEQIDNNIEAVLDDPNWDNNGNHGSKLLKEVVKKLMSETGQS, from the exons ATGTTATCACAATCAGCCTCGTATTTGACCAAAATGGTCAACCATAAGCACCTTTTCAAATGGTTGCAAAAATGGTTTTCCAAGATAGCTTGCATATCATACGCACAGAGCATTATACTAGGATATGGCCCTTACGATTACATTAAAGCAGCCGTTGGTGTTTTGCCGAGTCCAGTAGATAAATCCACTAACCTGCAAACATTGGTGGATTTCGAATGCTTCTGTAACGAGACCCTAGGGGAAGCG AAAATGGCCAGCCTTCTAGGAGAAGAAATTATCATAGACGACGTAACTGAAGTATTAATGAAGGAATTGAGTATACAACCCAATTACCGAAATAGTCTTGTTGATGTCATCAAACAAATGAACCGCAAGAACCTAGCGGTCAAGCAAATATTTAATGTAGCAAACATACCAGTCTCAGAAGACGACCCAGTCCATTGCAAG TTACTCTACGATATATGGGAAGCATTGGACGATCGCAGCATTCCAGAATCATTCCAAGTAACCAAATCAATCAACAAGGAAGATGAAAATATCTCCAGTTGGGGTGATTTGGGATTCCAGACGCCGTTGTCAGATTTCAGAATGACGGGACTTTTAGGACTAAAGTGTCTGCACTACCTGGCCGTGGAACATGAGGCAATGGCTAGAGAAGCATTGAAACTATCGCTTAAACTAGAAGCATGGTTCCCATTTGCTATTACAAGTATTAACGTAACATCATGGATTATGGAGGATATCAAGGATAATAACGTGGCAATTTTCTTCTACGACGATGAAAGTAGCCCTATAGACACTGTCTTGACTTTGCATGTACTATACTTCTTTAGTTTTGTGGAATATTGGCAGGACCACGCATTAAATACTGTTTTCGAGTTTAAAACG GTGTCCACCAACTTCCGAACTTATATACTAGAACAAATTGATAATAACATTGAAGCTGTGCTAGATGACCCGAATTGGGATAATAATGGAAATCATGGATCTAAGCTCTTGAAGGAAGTAGTCAAGAAACTAATGTCCGAAACTGGTCAATCTTaa